One Gossypium raimondii isolate GPD5lz chromosome 3, ASM2569854v1, whole genome shotgun sequence genomic window carries:
- the LOC105794445 gene encoding multicopper oxidase LPR1, producing the protein MKAFPFKAYLSLSLSLTHTQYSRFLPLFSLVSMRRILLFLLLLAHLGELGAEDRLLNPSKLEMFVDELPDMPKIQGFRMLNTSPKPKSLMIGMFKKKWKFHRDLPPTPVFAYGASRRGATVPGPTIEALQGIDTYVTWKNFLPSKHILPWDPTIPTAIPATKTGIPTVVHLHGGMHEPANDGNANSWFTAGFKEKGPDWSKGTYHYNNNQQPGSLWYHDHAMGLTRVNLLAGLIGAYVIRHPEVEGPLELPHGEEFDRPLIVFDRSFRKDGSIYMNSTGNNPSIHPQWQPEYFGDLIIVNGKAWPKMTVRRRKYRLRIINASNARFFRLFFTNGLEFIHVASDSTYLVEPVVTNETLLAPSEIADVVVDFSKSKTDEAVLANDAPYPYPSGDPVNELNGRVMKFTIKKEREVDTWRVPDKLIQYPSPDLSSATQTRYIAMYEYTSDTDEPTHLYINGKPYEAPATETPKAGTSEIWNVINLTEDNHPMHIHLAVFTVLDQTELVKAEEFKACMSKMNDAIKCQISKHARGKKLRVAAHEKGWKNVYKMTPGYVTRILVRFSYIHSNTSYSFDPTGMPGYVYHCHILDHEDNAMMRPLVVMK; encoded by the exons ATGAAGGCATTCCCTTTCAAAGCTTATCTCTCTCTCTCACTCTCACTCACGCACACACAATACTCACGctttctccctctgttttctcTGGTTTCGATGAGGAGGATTCTGCTTTTTCTCCTACTTTTAGCTCACCTTGGGGAGCTCGGCGCTGAAGATAGGCTTCTGAATCCATCAAAACTGGAGATGTTCGTTGATGAGCTTCCAGATATGCCTAAAATCCAAGGTTTTCGTATGCTCAATACTTCCCCCAAACCCAAGTCACTCATGATTGGCATGTTCAAGAAAAAATGG AAATTCCACAGGGACTTGCCTCCAACGCCAGTGTTCGCCTATGGTGCTTCAAGGCGCGGGGCAACAGTCCCCGGTCCGACCATCGAGGCACTCCAGGGAATTGACACTTACGTGACATGGAAAAACTTTCTCCCATCAAAGCACATACTGCCATGGGATCCGACAATTCCCACTGCCATACCTGCAACCAAGACGGGAATCCCTACCGTAGTGCACCTCCATGGCGGCATGCATGAACCCGCCAATGATGGAAACGCAAACTCATGGTTCACTGCTGGATTCAAAGAGAAGGGTCCTGACTGGTCTAAGGGAACATATCACTACAACAATAATCAGCAGCCTGGAAGTCTTTGGTACCATGATCATGCCATGGGGTTGACTAGAGTCAACCTATTAGCCGGTCTGATTGGAGCCTATGTTATTCGACACCCTGAGGTTGAGGGCCCACTTGAACTTCCCCACGGCGAAGAGTTCGATCGGCCTTTGATCGTCTTTGATCGTAGCTTTCGTAAGGATGGATCCATATACATGAATTCCACCGGAAACAACCCCTCTATACATCCGCAATGGCAGCCGGAATATTTCGGCGACTTAATCATAGTGAATGGTAAGGCATGGCCCAAGATGACGGTACGACGCCGTAAATACCGATTACGTATAATCAACGCTAGCAATGCTAGATTCTTCAGACTTTTCTTCACAAATGGCTTGGAGTTCATCCACGTGGCATCTGACTCGACTTACCTCGTGGAACCCGTGGTGACCAATGAAACTCTGCTGGCACCCTCAGAGATTGCTGACGTGGTCGTTGACTTTTCAAAGTCAAAGACTGATGAAGCTGTTCTGGCTAACGATGCACCCTACCCTTACCCGTCCGGAGACCCAGTCAACGAATTAAACGGTAGAGTCATGAAATTTACCATCAAGAAAGAGCGAGAGGTTGACACGTGGCGAGTACCCGATAAATTGATCCAATATCCTTCCCCAGATTTATCCAGTGCGACCCAAACACGATATATTGCAATGTACGAATACACAAGCGACACCGACGAACCGACGCATCTCTACATCAATGGGAAACCGTACGAGGCGCCGGCAACGGAGACGCCGAAGGCAGGGACGAGTGAGATCTGGAACGTAATTAATTTAACGGAAGATAATCATCCGATGCACATTCATTTGGCAGTGTTTACTGTGTTGGATCAAACGGAGCTAGTAAAAGCAGAGGAGTTTAAGGCATGCATGTCGAAAATGAACGACGCCATCAAGTGCCAAATAAGCAAACACGCACGTGGCAAAAAGTTAAGGGTGGCAGCTCATGAGAAAGGGTGGAAGAATGTGTATAAGATGACACCTGGATATGTGACAAGGATATTAGTTAGGTTTTCTTACATACATTCCAACACTTCATACTCATTTGATCCAACTGGAATGCCTGGTTACGTGTATCATTGTCAT ATCTTGGATCACGAAGATAATGCGATGATGAGGCCACTTGTGGTGATGAAGTGA